In the genome of Thermoplasmata archaeon, one region contains:
- a CDS encoding single-stranded DNA-binding protein yields MEMEELTPHIQELQRVLGDKIDEEQLIAELNKYLNEYHVNIDAAKRGIIRKYGGTDTATFVTGNSLVKKISELTGSEQNVDITAKVVFVDNKEITVKGLPKQIISGILADETGSVSFTVWEPGALVLAKGSVYHFRNCYCKTWNDKAQVNLGNRGKVEPADGVKIDLPERQITAAPTEIKIGKIKEGMGSVTVTGKIISVETREITAKGEQKTVYSGIIADDTGKIQFSAWSDFGLKEGESLCIQNAYIRSWKGIPQLNLGDRCEVSRVDEVTDIVDTSANMKTVDEITRIGGGLDITLEGLVVDVRQGSGIIRRCPQCNRSMLNGACTTHGIVEGVMDLRLKVVIDDGTGAIGAIINKNDTEKLTGVTLQAARGLAAVKGEAVVGREITSKILMKRVKVTGNVMSDDYGPSMIVKTASLEKINLQAEANKLLDEVEAAI; encoded by the coding sequence CAAGTATCTGAACGAGTACCACGTGAACATCGATGCCGCCAAAAGGGGCATCATAAGGAAGTACGGGGGGACCGACACGGCCACCTTCGTCACCGGCAACTCACTTGTGAAGAAGATCTCCGAACTCACGGGTTCGGAGCAGAACGTGGACATCACGGCCAAGGTGGTATTCGTTGACAACAAGGAAATCACAGTCAAGGGTCTGCCCAAGCAGATCATATCAGGTATCCTTGCGGACGAGACAGGATCGGTGTCCTTCACAGTCTGGGAGCCGGGAGCGCTCGTACTCGCGAAAGGATCGGTATACCACTTCAGGAACTGCTACTGCAAGACCTGGAACGACAAGGCCCAGGTCAATCTGGGCAACCGCGGTAAGGTCGAACCCGCCGACGGAGTGAAGATCGACCTTCCCGAAAGGCAGATAACAGCCGCACCCACAGAGATCAAGATCGGAAAGATCAAGGAAGGCATGGGCAGCGTCACGGTCACCGGTAAGATAATCTCCGTAGAGACCAGGGAGATCACTGCCAAAGGGGAACAGAAGACAGTCTACTCGGGAATCATCGCCGATGACACCGGGAAGATACAGTTCTCGGCATGGAGCGACTTCGGCCTCAAAGAAGGGGAGTCCCTGTGCATCCAGAATGCCTACATCAGGTCATGGAAGGGCATCCCCCAGCTCAATCTGGGCGACAGGTGCGAAGTGAGCCGCGTGGATGAGGTCACCGATATCGTTGACACATCCGCCAACATGAAGACGGTCGACGAGATCACCAGGATAGGCGGCGGACTGGACATAACATTGGAAGGTCTGGTCGTGGACGTCCGCCAGGGAAGCGGTATCATCAGGAGATGCCCCCAGTGCAACCGTTCCATGCTCAACGGCGCGTGCACCACCCACGGAATCGTAGAAGGCGTGATGGATCTGAGGCTCAAGGTCGTCATCGACGACGGTACCGGAGCCATCGGCGCCATCATTAACAAGAACGACACCGAGAAGCTCACCGGAGTGACCCTCCAGGCCGCCCGCGGACTGGCCGCGGTGAAAGGCGAAGCCGTCGTCGGAAGGGAGATCACCAGCAAGATCCTCATGAAGAGGGTGAAGGTGACCGGCAACGTCATGAGCGACGACTACGGCCCCAGCATGATAGTCAAGACCGCCAGCCTGGAGAAAATAAACCTGCAGGCCGAAGCGAACAAACTCCTCGACGAAGTGGAGGCAGCGATATGA
- a CDS encoding glycerol dehydrogenase, whose translation MNARETAWRVFATELNSTTLEIKATEEKQPSYIVTPLGAKINRVLIAGVMTEKENIGSEEEPMWKARIQDVSGSFYINVGRFQPEASAAIADIEIPSFVAAVGRVRTYTTDDQRVFVSVRPEHIVPIDESVRNEWILETAKSTWKRLKDTKKVLGMGDATEQDLIKSGMSPTEAFGITYALDNYGQMPDSTLYLKTIQAALRMLLPDRDVDLGFPEDYSDEPDEIEMPENGESSGNNAAQLEDMILRLLEELDTDGKGAPREELERRAEAEGISSIELEEVSNTLMDKGLVYEPNLRYLKRI comes from the coding sequence ATGAACGCCAGGGAGACCGCATGGAGGGTGTTCGCCACCGAGCTGAACTCCACCACCCTCGAGATCAAGGCAACTGAGGAGAAGCAGCCTTCCTACATCGTCACCCCGCTTGGTGCGAAGATCAACAGGGTGCTCATCGCCGGCGTCATGACCGAGAAGGAGAACATCGGGAGCGAAGAGGAACCCATGTGGAAGGCCAGGATACAGGACGTGTCCGGAAGCTTCTACATCAACGTCGGAAGATTCCAGCCGGAGGCCTCCGCGGCCATAGCAGATATCGAGATCCCAAGCTTCGTGGCTGCCGTCGGAAGGGTAAGGACATACACCACCGACGACCAGAGAGTCTTCGTGTCCGTCAGGCCGGAGCACATCGTCCCCATCGACGAATCCGTACGCAACGAATGGATCCTCGAGACCGCCAAATCCACTTGGAAGAGGCTCAAGGACACCAAGAAGGTTCTCGGAATGGGGGATGCCACCGAACAGGACCTGATCAAATCGGGAATGTCCCCTACCGAGGCATTCGGCATAACATATGCACTGGACAACTACGGCCAGATGCCCGATTCCACACTGTACCTCAAGACCATCCAGGCAGCCCTCAGGATGCTGCTCCCCGACAGGGATGTCGACCTCGGGTTCCCCGAGGACTACTCGGACGAGCCCGACGAGATAGAGATGCCCGAGAACGGCGAGAGCTCAGGCAACAACGCCGCACAGCTCGAGGACATGATCCTCAGGCTCCTGGAGGAGCTGGACACCGACGGCAAGGGTGCGCCCAGGGAGGAGCTCGAGAGAAGGGCCGAGGCCGAGGGCATCAGCAGCATCGAGCTCGAAGAGGTCTCCAACACCCTCATGGACAAGGGACTCGTCTACGAACCTAACCTGAGATACCTCAAACGCATTTGA
- a CDS encoding 30S ribosomal protein S2 — MSEEESYVAPGTDLLVEEDIYLTSGVHIGTQQKSADMKDFIYKVRQDGLYVLDVKKTDDRLRDAASFLARFDSKRILVVSARQYGQKPAREFSKAIGAPAFAGRFVPGTLTNPLNPAFIEPEVLVVTDPAADKQALNEALNLGIPIVALCDANNETRNVDLVIPTNNKGRRALACVYWILARELLTKRGDLKDPNDFQLSIDDFEAKLV, encoded by the coding sequence ATGAGCGAAGAGGAATCATATGTAGCACCGGGAACCGATCTCCTGGTGGAAGAGGACATCTACCTGACATCTGGAGTTCACATCGGAACACAGCAGAAATCCGCAGACATGAAGGATTTCATCTACAAGGTCAGGCAGGACGGACTGTACGTCCTTGATGTCAAGAAGACCGACGACAGGCTTAGGGACGCAGCTTCCTTCCTGGCAAGGTTCGACTCCAAGAGGATCCTCGTCGTCTCTGCAAGGCAGTACGGACAGAAGCCCGCAAGGGAGTTCTCCAAGGCAATCGGAGCACCCGCATTCGCAGGCCGTTTCGTCCCCGGAACACTGACCAACCCCTTGAACCCCGCTTTCATCGAGCCCGAGGTCCTGGTCGTCACCGACCCCGCAGCCGACAAGCAGGCACTCAACGAGGCACTCAACCTCGGAATCCCGATCGTCGCACTCTGCGATGCCAACAACGAGACCAGGAACGTCGATCTCGTCATCCCCACCAACAACAAGGGAAGGCGCGCACTCGCATGTGTCTACTGGATCCTCGCCAGGGAGCTCCTCACCAAGCGCGGTGACCTCAAGGACCCCAACGACTTCCAGTTGTCCATTGACGACTTCGAAGCAAAGCTCGTCTGA
- a CDS encoding DNA-directed RNA polymerase subunit K, which yields MEAHSKYTRFEKARIIGARALQISYGAPVLTDYPEDMLDPIDIAMLEFDKDLIPISVVRN from the coding sequence ATGGAAGCACACAGTAAGTACACAAGATTCGAGAAAGCAAGGATCATCGGAGCGAGGGCACTGCAGATCTCATACGGAGCGCCCGTACTCACGGACTATCCGGAGGATATGCTTGACCCGATCGATATCGCCATGCTGGAATTCGACAAGGATCTCATTCCGATCTCTGTCGTCAGGAACTGA
- a CDS encoding QacE family quaternary ammonium compound efflux SMR transporter, translating to MADLGILWVILAGLMEPIWMVSLQKYNKSKNLLWGAVVLAFMFIGPACLSMATEGTLQVSIAYAVWVSIGTVMTTLVGWIFYKDPLDRYTILYIAMVVVGVAGFDLVVG from the coding sequence ATGGCCGATCTCGGAATACTTTGGGTGATCCTTGCAGGATTGATGGAACCTATTTGGATGGTGTCGCTCCAGAAGTACAACAAATCGAAGAACCTCCTCTGGGGCGCAGTGGTCCTGGCGTTCATGTTCATCGGTCCGGCCTGTCTCTCCATGGCGACCGAGGGCACCCTGCAGGTCAGTATAGCATATGCGGTGTGGGTGAGCATAGGCACGGTCATGACCACACTGGTCGGATGGATATTCTACAAGGATCCCCTCGACAGGTACACGATACTCTACATAGCGATGGTCGTAGTAGGCGTCGCTGGATTCGATCTGGTGGTAGGATGA
- a CDS encoding DUF3800 domain-containing protein — protein sequence MTSTVSLDESGNVGSQDRYFVMSALIVKRTSDLNKPFKLLDEIRKRKTKKKGSSFEVKFSHSYTDEKMEILNALSSSSVSIVFIVIDKKKSKLYSDVRNCDLYRASIREILPLIDKTVLTKDVNLNFDENLCISMKKLTEMVKDNLSNHNVKSVRKVNSSSDKAVQLADFVSGSIREKYEHGNDEFLAIIKDKISIAHET from the coding sequence ATGACATCAACAGTATCTTTAGATGAGTCAGGAAATGTCGGCTCACAAGACAGATACTTTGTGATGTCTGCCCTGATTGTGAAGCGCACAAGCGATCTGAACAAACCTTTCAAACTTCTTGATGAAATAAGGAAGAGAAAAACCAAAAAGAAAGGTTCCTCGTTTGAAGTAAAATTCAGTCACTCTTATACAGATGAAAAAATGGAGATTTTAAATGCGCTATCAAGTAGTTCTGTTTCTATCGTCTTCATAGTCATTGATAAGAAAAAATCGAAGCTTTACAGCGATGTACGTAACTGTGACTTATACAGGGCTTCGATAAGAGAGATATTACCCCTAATCGATAAAACTGTATTAACAAAAGACGTTAATCTGAATTTTGACGAAAATCTCTGCATCAGTATGAAAAAACTGACAGAGATGGTTAAAGATAATCTATCGAATCATAATGTTAAATCTGTTAGAAAAGTCAATTCTTCATCAGACAAGGCTGTCCAGCTTGCAGATTTTGTATCAGGTTCGATTCGCGAAAAATATGAACACGGGAATGACGAATTCTTAGCCATCATCAAAGACAAAATATCCATTGCCCATGAGACATAA
- a CDS encoding DUF2240 family protein, with protein sequence MTDELTVCAAAFFRSIGKDVTTSDEFVMISSLELKWMSPSDAKLLLRTLLAKGILEKKGDYIRASSDLSGIDLPLAYKPSKDVNELIRSSSVETYESKKETEPDMFHILMDVATSNGIQTRDFVPVCTKIQKKLGIDIAAAALIVLRDNGVDISPYIGKVYAGISGAHS encoded by the coding sequence ATGACCGATGAGCTGACAGTCTGCGCTGCCGCATTCTTCCGCAGCATAGGGAAGGACGTTACAACCTCTGATGAGTTCGTGATGATATCCTCCCTGGAGCTCAAATGGATGTCACCGTCGGATGCCAAGCTCCTGCTGAGGACTCTTCTTGCCAAAGGGATATTGGAGAAGAAGGGCGATTACATCCGCGCATCCTCGGACCTGAGCGGCATCGACCTGCCTCTAGCCTACAAGCCTTCCAAGGATGTCAACGAGCTCATTCGCTCCAGCTCTGTCGAGACCTACGAATCGAAGAAGGAGACCGAACCGGACATGTTCCATATCCTGATGGATGTGGCGACCTCCAACGGCATCCAGACCAGAGATTTCGTCCCGGTCTGCACCAAGATCCAAAAGAAACTGGGCATCGATATCGCCGCCGCAGCGCTGATAGTTCTCAGGGACAACGGTGTGGACATCTCCCCATATATCGGCAAAGTATATGCCGGGATCAGCGGAGCTCATTCCTGA